The nucleotide window TTCTCCTACCGGGCCGGGGCGGCCTACGGACTACTCACCGCGCTCTGTACCGGCGGCCTCTGGACCGGCTGGTTCGTGACGGTCTGGGGCGTCGAGATGCTCGCCGCCGGGCCCGTGCTGTTGATCGTCGCGTTCACGCTCGGGTTCGCCGCCGTCGCCGGGCTTCTCGTAGGTCTCCCACTCGCGTACGCCCGGCGACGGGTCGGTGGCGCGGCGACGAGCGCGATCGCCGACGCCCCGTGAGCGCGGCCGCGACCGCTACCTCCTTGTGAGTTCGGGACACACCGGACGCGCATGAGCGAATCCAGTCCCGACGACGCCGACCCCCTCGCCGACGAGGACCTCTACCGCGTCCTCGACGCGGACGGCCGACCCCTGCCGGACGCGACGGTGCCGGACCTCTCGGACGACGAGTTCCGCGATATCTACCGCGATCTGGTCACCACGCGCCGGTTCGACGAGCGCGCGGTCAGCCTCCAGCGACAGGGGCGGATCGGGACGTACGCGCCCTGCGCGGGCCAGGAGGGCTCGGCGGTCGGGTCGACGCATGCGCTCGCGGGCGACGACCTGATCTCCTACCAGTACCGCGAACACGGCGCGGTCGTCGTCCGCGACCTGCTCTCCGAGTACCTCCCCTACTGGATGGGACACGAGTCCGGGACGGAGGCGATCGCCGACGGGAACGTCTTCCCGCTGAACATCGGGATCGCGGCGCATCTCCCGCACGCGGTCGGCGCGGCGTGGGCGTTCGACCACCGGGACGAAGGCCGGGTCGTCGCCTGTCACTTCGGGGACGGCGCGACCAGCGAGGGCGACTTCCACGAGGCGATGAACTTCGCGGGCGTGTTCGACACGCCGACGCTCTTCTGTTGTCACAACAACGGCTGGGCCATCTCGATCCCCGAGTCGCGCCAGACCGCGAGCGACACCTTCGCGGCGAAAGCGACCGCCTACGGTTTCGACGGCGTCCGCGTCGACGGCATGGACCCGCTCGCGAGCTACGCGGTCACGCGGAAGGCCGCCGAGCGGGCGAGATCGAACGGCGGCGACGGAGAGGGAGGAGACGCGCCGCGCCCGACCCTGATCGAGTTCGTCGAGTACCGGTTCGGCGCGCACACCACCGCCGACGACCCGAGCGCCTACCGCGACCCGGACAAGGTGGATCCGTGGCGCGCGCTCGACCCGATCGACCGCATGGAGGCGTTCCTCCGCGAGACCGGTCGGATCGACGACGAGGGGGTCGAGGCGGTCCGGACCGAGGCCGACGATGTCGTCGCCGACGCGATCGACTTCGCGGAGTCCGTCGAGGCCGAGCCGAGCAACATGTTCGAGTACGCCTACGCCGAGCTCTCGCCGGAGGTCCGCCGCCAGCGCGACGAGCTCCTCGCGGCGGTCGAGGAACACGGCGAGGAAGCGTTCCTGCGCGAGGAGTGAGCGGGCCGCCGCTCGCTTACAGGTGGTCGGTCGCAGCGGCGGCCGCCGTCCGACCGCTCTCTAACGCGCCCTGTATCGACGACCACTCCGTGTAGTCGCCGGCGAGGACGACCGGACCCTCCGGGTCGTCCGAGTCCGGGAGGTCGGCGTGGACGCCGGGCGGTTGCGCGAACTGCGCGAACCGGATCCGGTGGACGTCGA belongs to Halorubrum sp. DM2 and includes:
- a CDS encoding thiamine pyrophosphate-dependent dehydrogenase E1 component subunit alpha, whose product is MSESSPDDADPLADEDLYRVLDADGRPLPDATVPDLSDDEFRDIYRDLVTTRRFDERAVSLQRQGRIGTYAPCAGQEGSAVGSTHALAGDDLISYQYREHGAVVVRDLLSEYLPYWMGHESGTEAIADGNVFPLNIGIAAHLPHAVGAAWAFDHRDEGRVVACHFGDGATSEGDFHEAMNFAGVFDTPTLFCCHNNGWAISIPESRQTASDTFAAKATAYGFDGVRVDGMDPLASYAVTRKAAERARSNGGDGEGGDAPRPTLIEFVEYRFGAHTTADDPSAYRDPDKVDPWRALDPIDRMEAFLRETGRIDDEGVEAVRTEADDVVADAIDFAESVEAEPSNMFEYAYAELSPEVRRQRDELLAAVEEHGEEAFLREE